Proteins co-encoded in one Ruegeria sp. YS9 genomic window:
- a CDS encoding helix-turn-helix domain-containing protein: protein MDSDDITLKLRDVRAASGLSLSKVAEMTGVSKAMLGQIERGESSPTIATLWKIAKGFQLPLSALIDTMNGDPSVFQTVTFPGTIEVKIVFPFDPALGAETFHVNLKPNQSHESPAHATGVTEEVFVLSGTLEILRGDEWVSLQAGQGLRFAADLPHGYRAGPQGAAFLNMHHYAQHTEFVENGKAHS from the coding sequence ATGGACTCTGACGATATAACGCTGAAACTGCGGGACGTGCGTGCGGCATCGGGCCTGAGCCTGTCGAAAGTGGCCGAGATGACTGGCGTGAGCAAAGCCATGCTGGGGCAGATCGAGCGCGGCGAATCCAGCCCGACCATCGCAACGCTGTGGAAAATTGCCAAGGGGTTTCAACTGCCGCTCAGCGCGCTGATCGATACGATGAACGGGGATCCTTCGGTATTTCAGACCGTAACTTTCCCCGGCACGATCGAGGTCAAGATCGTCTTTCCATTCGATCCCGCTCTGGGGGCCGAGACGTTCCACGTCAACCTCAAGCCGAACCAAAGCCACGAGTCGCCCGCCCACGCGACAGGCGTGACCGAGGAGGTCTTTGTTCTGAGCGGCACGCTTGAGATCCTGCGCGGAGACGAGTGGGTTTCCCTACAGGCCGGGCAGGGGCTGCGTTTCGCGGCAGATCTCCCGCACGGGTATCGCGCCGGTCCGCAGGGGGCGGCCTTTTTGAACATGCACCATTACGCCCAACACACCGAATTTGTTGAGAACGGCAAGGCCCATTCATGA